The following are encoded together in the Pleurocapsa sp. FMAR1 genome:
- the era gene encoding GTPase Era: MNSQSLNLDNLQTTIPIAPEGFKSGFVAIIGRPNVGKSTLMNHLIGQKVAITSPVAQTTRNRLQGILTTPEAQIIFVDTPGIHKPHHELGKVLVQNAKTAIKSVDLVLFVVDSSTDAGTGDRFILDILTRLNTPVILGLNKVDLQPTNYQFIDDTYSNLIADTNWSTVKFSATTGTGTEQLQKALIDKLESGPYYYPPDLVTDQPERFIMAELIREQILLHTRQEIPHSVAITIEKIEETPKITKVNAAINIERSSQKGILIGKKGSMLKTIGTAARKQIQKLISGNVHLELFVKVEPKWRQSRLRLAEFGYQVEE, encoded by the coding sequence ATGAATTCTCAATCACTAAATTTAGATAATCTGCAAACTACTATTCCCATCGCCCCAGAAGGATTCAAGTCTGGTTTTGTTGCCATTATTGGCAGACCAAACGTGGGCAAGTCTACATTAATGAATCATTTAATTGGGCAAAAAGTTGCTATTACTTCTCCCGTGGCGCAAACTACCCGCAATCGTTTACAGGGAATTTTGACTACACCAGAGGCGCAAATTATTTTTGTTGATACTCCTGGTATACATAAGCCTCATCATGAACTAGGCAAAGTTTTGGTACAAAATGCCAAGACGGCTATTAAGTCCGTAGATTTAGTTTTATTTGTAGTAGATAGTTCTACTGATGCTGGTACAGGCGATCGCTTTATTTTAGATATTTTAACCAGACTAAATACTCCAGTAATCTTAGGTTTAAATAAAGTTGATTTACAGCCAACTAACTATCAATTTATTGACGATACATACTCTAATTTAATTGCTGATACTAATTGGTCAACGGTCAAGTTTTCCGCGACTACAGGAACAGGAACAGAACAACTCCAAAAAGCTTTGATCGATAAATTAGAATCTGGCCCTTATTATTATCCTCCAGATTTGGTCACAGATCAGCCTGAACGCTTTATCATGGCAGAGCTAATTAGAGAACAAATACTATTACATACTCGTCAGGAAATTCCCCACTCGGTAGCTATTACCATCGAAAAGATTGAAGAAACTCCCAAAATAACTAAAGTCAATGCAGCCATTAATATTGAGCGTAGTTCCCAAAAAGGAATTTTGATTGGCAAAAAAGGTAGTATGCTCAAAACTATCGGTACAGCAGCCAGAAAACAAATTCAAAAGCTAATTTCGGGAAACGTTCATTTAGAGCTATTTGTTAAAGTTGAACCAAAATGGCGACAGTCTCGTTTGCGTTTGGCTGAATTTGGTTATCAGGTTGAAGAGTAG
- a CDS encoding MoaD/ThiS family protein encodes MPKAKIEVKVKLFAVYQEVFDASEIDLMLPASAQVSDVLASLIEQKPQLAKWQKVTRFGVNLKFVQADTFLQEGDEVVLIPPVSGG; translated from the coding sequence ATGCCTAAAGCTAAGATCGAGGTTAAAGTTAAACTGTTTGCTGTCTATCAAGAGGTTTTTGATGCGTCTGAAATAGACTTGATGCTTCCTGCTTCGGCTCAGGTAAGTGATGTTTTAGCTTCATTGATTGAGCAGAAGCCACAACTGGCAAAGTGGCAAAAAGTAACTCGTTTTGGAGTTAATTTGAAATTTGTGCAAGCCGACACCTTTTTGCAAGAAGGAGATGAGGTTGTTTTAATTCCTCCTGTAAGCGGTGGCTGA
- a CDS encoding COG4705 family protein gives MNKVETNRVANKVAQVTIFFWIMKIIATTLGETAGDFISMSLGLGYYVGFAITVAILAIILFFQIQADRYRPVLFWAAIIATTTAGTEVSDLMDRSLGLGYAVGSLILVACLLTTLAVWYYRDRDLSVYPIIKKDAETTYWLAVVFSNSLGTAFGDFLTDNMGLSYIQGALVTATVIGIVIALHYVTKLNDALLFWFAFIFTRPFGATFGDFLTKPVAKGGLSLPRGYASIIALILLAVVLYFSTPKKKQG, from the coding sequence ATGAACAAAGTTGAAACGAATAGAGTTGCCAACAAGGTTGCCCAAGTCACGATTTTCTTCTGGATCATGAAGATTATTGCTACAACCCTGGGGGAAACCGCAGGTGACTTTATCTCCATGTCTCTGGGGCTTGGGTATTATGTAGGCTTCGCCATAACCGTTGCGATCCTGGCAATTATCCTCTTTTTTCAAATTCAAGCCGACAGATATCGTCCCGTCCTTTTTTGGGCAGCCATCATCGCCACAACCACAGCAGGAACAGAAGTTTCAGACCTCATGGATCGCTCTCTTGGTCTGGGCTACGCAGTAGGATCGCTTATTTTAGTAGCCTGTCTTTTGACCACTCTCGCCGTCTGGTACTATCGCGATCGCGATTTGAGTGTTTACCCTATTATCAAGAAAGATGCCGAGACTACCTATTGGCTAGCGGTGGTATTTTCTAATAGTTTGGGAACAGCTTTTGGTGACTTTCTGACAGACAACATGGGACTAAGCTATATCCAGGGTGCATTGGTAACGGCTACCGTCATTGGTATTGTCATCGCCCTTCACTACGTAACCAAGCTGAACGATGCTTTACTATTCTGGTTCGCATTCATTTTTACCCGCCCGTTTGGAGCTACTTTTGGCGACTTTCTAACTAAACCAGTGGCAAAAGGTGGTTTATCACTGCCAAGGGGCTATGCTTCGATCATTGCCCTAATTTTGCTGGCAGTTGTCCTCTACTTTTCCACACCCAAGAAGAAACAAGGGTAG
- a CDS encoding helix-turn-helix domain-containing protein, giving the protein MSNDFGILIRQARKEKKYSQRELAKLLKIDFTYLSKLENNRADYAPKEEVIRGLARHLDLDQEELIFLAGRIPQQEEDLLKQHYKDMPALFRRMRENPEFAQRVFREASTTRASHSGQDT; this is encoded by the coding sequence GTGTCTAACGATTTTGGTATATTAATTCGCCAAGCGCGAAAAGAAAAAAAGTATTCTCAAAGAGAATTGGCTAAACTATTGAAAATAGATTTTACTTATTTATCTAAACTAGAAAATAATCGTGCAGATTATGCCCCCAAGGAAGAAGTGATTCGCGGTTTGGCAAGACATTTAGATTTAGATCAAGAAGAACTAATTTTTCTGGCTGGAAGAATACCTCAACAGGAAGAAGATTTACTCAAGCAACATTATAAAGATATGCCTGCTTTATTTCGTCGAATGCGAGAAAATCCTGAATTTGCTCAAAGAGTATTTCGCGAAGCTTCCACTACAAGGGCATCTCACTCAGGTCAGGACACTTGA
- a CDS encoding ImmA/IrrE family metallo-endopeptidase, translated as MSVFRPFRFISKIDIEAAALDVWLQMEKAKNKPQLPVDASIIAEFLDLDLVWDQIADDEQGTIAARILPLEKLIEINEDLPQLKGGFGESTIAHEIGHWVLHIDTEKIDSYSRLKQKGVDVKVKPFICRNGDSLARIEWQAQYFAGCLLMPQHILTELKQSKDLTKWQHLYRMAEQLGVTISNLTTRLQDLGWISLDADTRKIQLTR; from the coding sequence GTGAGTGTTTTTCGTCCCTTTAGATTTATTTCTAAAATTGATATTGAGGCTGCTGCTTTGGATGTTTGGCTACAAATGGAGAAGGCGAAAAACAAGCCCCAATTGCCAGTGGATGCTAGCATTATTGCCGAGTTTCTAGACTTAGATTTAGTCTGGGATCAAATTGCTGATGACGAACAGGGGACAATAGCAGCCAGAATTTTACCTTTAGAAAAGCTAATTGAAATCAATGAAGATCTGCCACAGCTAAAGGGGGGTTTTGGCGAATCAACCATTGCCCATGAGATTGGACATTGGGTATTGCATATTGATACTGAAAAGATAGACAGCTACAGTCGGCTTAAACAAAAGGGTGTTGATGTAAAAGTGAAGCCTTTTATCTGTCGTAATGGCGATAGTTTGGCAAGGATTGAATGGCAAGCGCAATACTTTGCGGGATGCTTGCTGATGCCACAACACATATTAACAGAATTGAAACAGAGTAAAGATTTAACTAAATGGCAGCATCTTTATCGAATGGCGGAACAGTTGGGCGTAACTATCTCTAATTTAACAACTCGTCTACAAGATTTAGGCTGGATTTCTCTTGATGCAGATACCCGCAAAATTCAGTTGACCAGATAA
- a CDS encoding serine/threonine protein kinase — MVFKEHQVLNSRYQLQRRLGRTAAGHQTWLASDRVSTEFVAIKLLAFNPQMRWEELKLFEREAQTLKTLDHPCIPKYYDYFDLDKEVGEGVPWFALVQQYIPGLSLQESLEQSRRFTEDKIRGIAQETLDILIYLHQLNPSVLHRDIKPSNIILGEDDRIYLIDFGAVQAQAAVTGVTFTVVGTVGYAPLEQFWGRAVEASDLYALGGTLIHLLTGKSPADLPHKDSRIQFRDRVNIKPDLIDWLEKITELTVEKRFQNAVEAKETLLSKMFTYNSANQSKVFTRRATNKYKVNSIALLTLVKLKKEKGLLEIKIPAGGFDRANELFNSGCSGVAALFTWFCFSLFFITFFRAMLLIFPLMVLIKLFLLFISKTDIFINNNMTVIYSKAFGLKYDKSTLASEKINNVFVQRTGSIFQVALRGSDRIYNLGGALKEEEAAWLAQEIKDHLDIR, encoded by the coding sequence ATGGTATTTAAAGAACATCAAGTCTTAAATTCTCGATATCAACTGCAAAGACGTTTAGGGCGTACCGCAGCAGGGCATCAAACTTGGCTGGCGAGCGATCGGGTAAGTACCGAATTTGTCGCGATCAAGTTGTTGGCGTTCAATCCGCAAATGCGCTGGGAAGAATTAAAGCTGTTTGAAAGAGAAGCCCAGACGCTAAAAACACTCGATCATCCCTGCATTCCTAAATATTATGATTACTTTGATTTAGACAAGGAAGTTGGCGAAGGTGTTCCTTGGTTTGCTCTAGTACAGCAATATATTCCTGGTTTGTCTTTACAAGAATCATTAGAACAAAGTCGGCGTTTTACTGAGGACAAGATTCGTGGTATCGCCCAAGAAACTTTGGATATTCTAATTTATCTACATCAATTAAATCCCTCGGTGCTGCATCGAGATATCAAGCCTAGTAATATAATTTTGGGAGAAGATGATCGCATTTATTTAATCGATTTTGGCGCAGTACAGGCTCAAGCAGCCGTTACGGGAGTTACTTTTACAGTTGTCGGCACAGTTGGTTATGCGCCTTTAGAACAGTTTTGGGGTAGGGCAGTTGAGGCTTCCGATTTATATGCTTTGGGGGGAACTTTAATTCATTTATTAACGGGGAAATCCCCGGCGGATTTGCCTCATAAAGATTCTCGAATTCAATTTCGCGATCGCGTTAACATTAAACCAGACTTGATTGACTGGTTAGAGAAAATAACAGAATTAACGGTAGAAAAACGCTTTCAAAATGCCGTTGAGGCTAAGGAAACTTTGCTTTCTAAGATGTTTACTTATAATTCTGCTAATCAGTCTAAAGTTTTTACCAGACGAGCAACAAATAAATACAAAGTTAACAGTATTGCTCTACTTACGCTAGTTAAACTAAAAAAAGAAAAAGGTCTATTGGAAATCAAGATACCCGCAGGCGGTTTTGATAGAGCAAATGAGCTTTTTAATAGTGGCTGTAGTGGAGTAGCAGCTTTATTCACCTGGTTTTGCTTTTCCTTGTTTTTTATTACGTTTTTCCGCGCCATGTTGTTAATATTTCCTTTAATGGTATTAATCAAGCTTTTCTTGCTATTTATATCAAAAACAGACATATTTATCAATAACAATATGACCGTAATTTACAGTAAAGCTTTTGGTTTGAAATATGATAAAAGTACTTTAGCTAGTGAAAAAATAAATAACGTTTTTGTGCAGCGCACAGGCTCTATTTTTCAGGTTGCATTGCGAGGAAGCGATCGCATTTATAATCTTGGTGGCGCATTAAAAGAAGAAGAAGCAGCTTGGCTAGCCCAAGAAATAAAAGATCATTTAGACATTAGATAA
- a CDS encoding AAA family ATPase, translating to MKLINLQLCNFRQFYGKTIQIKFASGEKNTTVIYGNNGAGKTSILNAFTWVLYEKFTAAFAFPESLVNQRAVTEAQVDGAVECWVELQFERDRKSYQIKRKCYASKNAANQIQYSKTKLFMLVAGDDGRWYPPLESSEDVIDRILPASLHQYFFFDGERIDSFFRHNQNHNIAEDTKELLGVKVLDRAIEHLKKAKRTLQEELQELGDSKTKQLVQQQIKLEQARDNLAQRKKEIIAKVTQLEQRKSNLSNQLLEVSGADKIQELKNKLVKQEAAVKKDIIQSKDKLKKSISQDSYLVFLPNLNNKFVKLLEQLRDRGQLSSGIKQEFIQQLLQQQSCICGAELKPDTDAYQKVKSWLKKVEIKNVEESAIRLETQISKIESRSDIFWQQLDQQQAAIKHQYLEINRLEAEIAKANKQLQSYPNRDIQQLQKKIEQIESQLKKLILEQGINQQQQSDRASQLSKLTQTISQHQLTENKQKLAQKRIVLTQESIVRLNEVRTRLEQQFRLTLEQKVQEIFSFISFTPYIPKLSPNYELTLVENTSGVEVPVAASTGENQILSLSFIGGIIDRVRQWSQRNTLVGYDSSTFPIVMDSPFGSLDQVYRRQVAKAIPELANQLVILVTKTQWLGEVATQTRSRIAQEYVLTYYSPKTNCEPDYINLQQQDYPLVQPSGNNFEYTKIMAIKD from the coding sequence ATGAAGTTAATTAATCTGCAACTATGCAACTTTAGACAATTTTATGGCAAAACGATCCAAATTAAATTTGCTAGTGGAGAAAAAAATACGACGGTTATTTATGGTAATAATGGTGCAGGAAAAACATCGATTCTTAATGCTTTTACCTGGGTGCTATACGAAAAATTTACTGCTGCTTTTGCCTTTCCCGAATCATTAGTTAATCAACGTGCTGTTACAGAGGCGCAAGTAGATGGGGCGGTAGAATGTTGGGTAGAGTTGCAGTTTGAGCGCGATCGCAAGTCCTATCAGATCAAGCGTAAGTGTTACGCAAGCAAGAATGCAGCCAATCAGATTCAATACAGCAAAACTAAGCTGTTTATGCTGGTTGCGGGGGATGATGGACGTTGGTATCCACCCCTTGAGTCTTCAGAAGATGTTATTGATAGGATTTTACCCGCAAGCTTACATCAATATTTTTTCTTTGATGGAGAAAGGATTGATAGTTTTTTTCGCCATAATCAGAATCATAATATTGCTGAAGACACTAAAGAATTATTAGGGGTAAAGGTTTTAGATCGGGCGATCGAACATTTAAAAAAAGCCAAGCGAACTTTACAAGAAGAATTACAAGAGTTAGGAGATAGTAAAACCAAGCAGTTAGTACAACAGCAAATTAAATTAGAGCAAGCTCGCGATAATTTGGCACAGCGCAAAAAAGAAATAATTGCCAAAGTTACACAGCTTGAGCAACGTAAATCTAATTTATCTAATCAGCTTTTGGAAGTTAGCGGTGCAGATAAAATACAAGAATTAAAAAATAAATTAGTTAAACAGGAAGCAGCCGTTAAAAAAGATATTATTCAAAGTAAAGATAAGCTCAAAAAAAGCATTTCTCAAGATAGCTATCTAGTCTTTTTACCCAATCTAAATAATAAGTTTGTAAAATTGCTTGAGCAGTTACGCGATCGCGGTCAATTATCAAGCGGTATCAAACAAGAGTTTATTCAACAATTGTTGCAGCAGCAAAGCTGTATCTGTGGTGCAGAATTAAAACCAGATACAGATGCCTATCAAAAGGTAAAATCTTGGCTAAAAAAAGTAGAAATAAAAAATGTGGAAGAGTCGGCTATTCGTTTAGAAACCCAAATAAGCAAAATTGAATCTCGCTCAGATATATTTTGGCAACAATTAGACCAACAGCAAGCAGCAATAAAGCATCAATATTTAGAAATAAATCGCCTAGAAGCAGAAATAGCCAAAGCCAATAAACAACTACAAAGCTATCCTAATCGAGATATTCAACAGCTACAAAAGAAAATAGAGCAGATCGAATCACAGCTTAAAAAGCTTATTTTAGAACAAGGAATAAATCAACAGCAGCAGAGCGATCGCGCCTCGCAATTAAGCAAGCTAACTCAAACAATATCCCAACATCAGCTAACCGAAAATAAGCAGAAATTGGCACAAAAGCGCATCGTTCTAACCCAAGAATCAATTGTTAGATTAAACGAAGTAAGAACTCGTTTAGAACAGCAATTTAGATTAACTTTAGAGCAAAAGGTTCAAGAAATATTTAGCTTTATTTCTTTTACTCCCTATATACCCAAACTAAGCCCTAATTACGAACTAACTTTAGTCGAAAACACATCGGGAGTAGAAGTGCCTGTAGCAGCTTCTACTGGAGAAAATCAAATCCTTAGCCTCTCGTTTATTGGCGGTATCATCGATCGCGTTAGACAATGGAGTCAGCGAAATACCTTAGTCGGTTATGACAGCAGCACCTTTCCCATCGTCATGGACTCTCCTTTTGGCAGTTTAGATCAGGTTTATCGACGACAGGTAGCCAAAGCTATTCCCGAACTCGCTAATCAATTAGTAATTTTGGTAACTAAAACCCAGTGGCTAGGGGAAGTAGCAACACAAACACGCTCACGAATTGCCCAAGAATATGTCTTAACCTACTATTCACCCAAGACAAACTGTGAACCAGACTATATTAATCTTCAGCAGCAAGATTACCCTTTAGTTCAACCTAGTGGTAATAATTTTGAGTATACCAAAATTATGGCAATTAAAGATTAA
- a CDS encoding DEP domain-containing protein, with translation MLFLDYTQVKYCRLKNNDRAIKGLIYNGNVFTRAKAFPKEELEAAIKECREEYLDHEERSKIATLLVKDKNSVGIWMQSDRFKASDAIASSEEKQSPNAKLPSASSDQPKTDLSKVSIRQIALEMRSETGVEIKTRRYKLKLYQRCFLGNEAVDWIAKRVNISRTDAVRLGQKMLDKNIFDHVTNEHQFKDEELFYRFRDDEGKSLWNSKI, from the coding sequence ATGCTTTTCTTAGATTATACACAAGTCAAATACTGCAGGTTAAAAAATAACGATCGAGCCATAAAAGGACTTATCTATAATGGTAATGTCTTTACAAGAGCCAAAGCTTTTCCCAAAGAAGAATTAGAAGCAGCTATTAAAGAATGTCGAGAAGAATACTTAGATCACGAAGAACGTTCGAAAATTGCTACTTTGCTAGTCAAAGATAAAAATTCTGTAGGAATTTGGATGCAAAGCGATCGCTTTAAAGCATCTGATGCTATAGCCTCTAGTGAGGAAAAGCAATCACCTAATGCAAAATTGCCTTCAGCTAGCTCTGACCAGCCAAAAACAGACCTGAGCAAAGTCAGTATTCGGCAAATAGCACTGGAAATGCGTTCAGAAACAGGCGTAGAAATTAAAACCCGTCGTTACAAGCTGAAGCTATATCAGCGTTGTTTTTTAGGCAATGAGGCTGTAGACTGGATTGCTAAACGAGTGAACATTTCTCGTACTGATGCGGTTAGATTAGGTCAAAAAATGCTGGACAAAAACATTTTTGACCATGTGACAAATGAACATCAATTCAAAGATGAAGAGTTGTTTTACCGTTTTCGGGATGATGAAGGTAAAAGTTTGTGGAATAGCAAAATTTAA
- a CDS encoding DUF1501 domain-containing protein, with product MKRRKFLTAASLATTGILVPIGLNSWAAQGLSQSANPQRLVVVLLRGGVDGLNLVVPHQETNYYSARPTIAIPYPQEKNGVLDLDSFFGLHPHLKDLMPLWQQKSLAFVHASGLPIVERSHFQAQDYIENGTPGFKNTPDGWMNRLLAQLPQEEATQALNVGVTTPYILKGKMNIASLRPGKNSTGAIPTDHPVISKAFDELYGGTDDLSKAYQEGRKVREKVLAALNQEMKSSSRQAKNVNAFVDDADEVAKLMVGSTKTQLAFMDIGGWDSHVNESAILDRLLPSFGEGLATLVKGLEPIYADTVIVVLSEFGRTLKENGTKGTDHGYGNVMMLLGGRVRGGKVYGEWKGLDDPELDQDRDLAVTTDYREIIAHVLQNHLSVADNRLSQVFPNFKPSNKIDFLS from the coding sequence ATGAAAAGAAGAAAATTTTTGACCGCAGCCAGTTTGGCAACTACAGGAATTTTAGTTCCCATCGGTTTAAATAGCTGGGCTGCTCAGGGACTTAGCCAGTCAGCTAACCCTCAACGTTTGGTAGTAGTGTTATTACGGGGGGGAGTTGATGGTTTGAATCTGGTTGTTCCTCATCAGGAAACCAATTATTATTCAGCAAGACCAACTATTGCCATCCCTTATCCCCAGGAAAAAAACGGTGTACTGGATCTTGACAGCTTTTTTGGTTTACATCCTCACCTAAAAGATTTGATGCCTCTTTGGCAACAGAAAAGTTTGGCTTTTGTTCATGCTAGCGGTTTACCAATAGTTGAGCGTTCTCATTTTCAAGCCCAAGACTATATTGAAAATGGAACTCCAGGCTTTAAAAACACTCCTGATGGTTGGATGAATCGGCTTTTGGCACAACTACCTCAAGAAGAAGCAACTCAAGCTCTCAACGTTGGTGTTACTACCCCTTACATACTTAAGGGAAAAATGAATATTGCCAGCTTAAGACCTGGCAAAAACTCAACAGGAGCTATTCCTACCGATCATCCAGTCATTAGCAAAGCTTTTGATGAATTGTATGGTGGAACTGATGACTTGAGTAAAGCTTATCAAGAGGGACGTAAGGTCAGAGAGAAAGTTTTAGCAGCATTAAATCAAGAAATGAAGTCCTCTTCTCGCCAAGCCAAGAACGTCAACGCTTTTGTCGATGATGCAGACGAAGTAGCCAAATTAATGGTGGGCAGCACTAAAACTCAATTGGCATTTATGGACATAGGTGGCTGGGATTCTCATGTTAATGAAAGTGCAATCCTCGATCGATTATTGCCTTCTTTTGGCGAAGGTCTAGCAACTCTGGTCAAAGGATTAGAGCCAATCTATGCCGATACGGTAATTGTTGTTTTATCAGAATTTGGTCGTACTCTTAAAGAGAACGGTACTAAAGGAACAGATCATGGATATGGTAATGTAATGATGCTTTTAGGAGGAAGAGTTCGTGGGGGAAAAGTGTATGGAGAATGGAAAGGCTTAGATGACCCTGAGCTCGATCAGGATCGAGATTTAGCTGTAACTACAGATTATAGAGAAATAATTGCTCACGTTTTACAAAATCATTTGTCTGTTGCTGATAATCGCTTGAGTCAAGTTTTCCCAAACTTTAAGCCTAGTAATAAGATCGATTTTTTAAGTTAG
- a CDS encoding DUF1800 domain-containing protein, which translates to MRHKLWYGILTIICSSLLCLGLINVTVGKSELSLPNQSQVLERLSFGINTAQLKDIKKRGIEAYIQSQLNPESISESSSLNNYLAGLKLINQQPIKLQTEQYINKQKLEDIAISTEQKIKLQKKNYDLKKQARLEAMDAHLARAINSPRQLQEVMVDFWFNHFNVMAGKGTISLWVNDYENEIRANALGSFRDLLEVTATHPAMLIYLDNFKNFAFSNSNKKRNSETLNENYARELMELQTLGIDGGYTQEDVITLAKIFTGWRVDYLGERGNKKGFFFDEKRHDRGEKVFLGHKIEPNGITEGQQALDILATHPATAQFISYKLAQYFVADRPPSSLVDKLAQKFMKSDGNIKVVMDTLIHASEFNDPKYYQQKFKTPYQYIVSLVRISEIEQPDYDRIRGMISSLSMPIYSCIPPTGYKNTQDVWLNSQAMLQRIGFASAIANASLNKQDPVEYQKIETNLGKLSAHTKKVIAKSPGKLRPALILGSPEAMYR; encoded by the coding sequence ATGAGACATAAACTATGGTATGGCATCTTAACTATAATTTGTAGCTCGCTTCTATGTCTTGGCTTGATTAACGTTACCGTAGGAAAAAGTGAATTATCTCTCCCTAACCAAAGCCAAGTTTTAGAAAGATTGAGCTTTGGGATAAATACAGCCCAACTTAAAGATATAAAAAAAAGAGGTATTGAAGCTTATATTCAGTCTCAGCTTAATCCTGAATCAATTTCAGAATCTTCTAGCTTAAATAATTATTTAGCTGGACTAAAGCTTATTAATCAACAGCCAATTAAATTGCAAACAGAGCAGTATATTAACAAACAAAAACTAGAGGATATTGCAATATCTACCGAACAAAAAATAAAGCTACAAAAGAAAAACTATGATTTAAAAAAACAGGCTCGGTTAGAGGCTATGGATGCTCATTTAGCGCGGGCAATAAATTCTCCTAGGCAACTGCAAGAAGTGATGGTAGATTTTTGGTTTAATCACTTCAATGTTATGGCAGGAAAGGGAACAATCAGCTTATGGGTCAACGACTATGAGAATGAAATTCGGGCTAATGCTCTAGGCAGTTTTCGTGACTTATTAGAAGTAACTGCCACTCATCCAGCTATGTTGATTTATTTAGATAACTTTAAAAACTTTGCGTTTAGTAACTCTAATAAAAAGCGCAATAGCGAGACTTTAAATGAAAATTATGCCCGTGAATTGATGGAGCTACAGACATTGGGTATTGATGGTGGTTACACTCAAGAAGATGTAATAACTTTAGCCAAAATATTTACAGGCTGGAGAGTAGATTATCTTGGCGAAAGAGGAAATAAAAAGGGCTTTTTCTTTGACGAAAAACGTCACGATCGCGGTGAAAAAGTATTTTTAGGTCATAAAATTGAGCCGAATGGCATTACAGAAGGGCAGCAAGCTTTAGACATCTTGGCAACTCATCCTGCCACCGCACAATTTATCAGCTATAAATTGGCACAGTACTTTGTTGCGGATCGACCACCATCTAGCTTGGTAGATAAACTAGCTCAAAAATTTATGAAAAGTGATGGCAATATTAAAGTTGTTATGGATACCTTGATTCACGCTTCAGAATTTAATGACCCCAAGTACTATCAACAAAAGTTCAAAACCCCTTACCAGTATATAGTTTCCTTAGTAAGAATTAGCGAGATCGAGCAGCCAGACTACGATCGCATTAGAGGTATGATAAGCAGCTTGTCAATGCCTATATATAGCTGCATTCCTCCCACTGGCTACAAAAATACTCAAGATGTTTGGTTGAATTCCCAGGCAATGTTACAAAGGATAGGCTTTGCATCAGCGATCGCTAATGCCTCTTTAAATAAGCAAGATCCTGTTGAATATCAAAAAATAGAAACAAACTTAGGAAAGCTTTCTGCACACACCAAAAAGGTAATTGCCAAAAGCCCTGGGAAGCTTCGTCCAGCCCTCATTTTAGGCAGCCCTGAAGCAATGTATAGATAA